The Cucumis melo cultivar AY chromosome 6, USDA_Cmelo_AY_1.0, whole genome shotgun sequence genome includes a region encoding these proteins:
- the LOC103483572 gene encoding phosphate transporter PHO1, with protein MVKFSKELEAQLIPEWKDAFVNYWQLKKLVKRIKLSRIPKSPPPSATFTLLSSLADNFLRRRHRPRPISQVKKNESLEDGNSNNEDRQTELSQFFSEEDEVKIFFETLDEELEKVNEFYGSRESEFVERGDSLKEQLAILVEFKRILEDRRRKSSPSAAATFSRSSSFSPRHSNFSERSESNETSAEVSETDEAIAALERHGVTFINAAVRGKTKKGNKPKMALRVDIPATTPSRTISAVMGMLWEDLINNPKKDVSGDSISRKKIQWAEKMIRGAFVELYKGLGLLKTFSSLNMKAFVKILKKFDKVANQKSSASYLQEVKKSPFISSDKVVRLMDEVESIFTKHFANNDRKKAMKYLRPQQPKDSHMTTFFVGLFTGCFVSLFIVYATLAHLSGVFSRPNEVSYMDVVYPVFSMFALLSLHMFMYGCNLFTWKQARINYNFIFEFQSSTALKYRDAFLICTTTMTAVVGALVIHLILGLTGFSPVQVDSIPGLLLLIFVVLLICPFDIFYRPTRYYFLRVFRNIIFSPFYKVLFVDSFLADQLTSQITLLRLVESAVCYFTASFFGMRRSDLCKSGTLYWELAYLISFLPYYWRAMQCARRWFDDNDIDHLANMGKYVSAMVAAGARLTYSRQDTRLWFVMVLVTSFLATVYQLYWDFAKDWGILNPKSRNPWLRDELILKNKGIYYLSMVLNMILRVAWVETVLQLHKLHIRNVESKMLDFLLASLEVIRRGHWNFYRLENEQLHNIGKNRAVKTVPLPFRDADSDG; from the exons atggtaaaGTTCTCGAAAGAGCTGGAAGCTCAACTCATTCCTGAATGGAAAGATGCGTTTGTTAATTACTGGCAACTCAAAAAACTCGTTAAGCGAATTAAACTCTCTCGAATCCCTAAATCTCCTCCCCCCTCCGCTACCTTCACCTTACTTTCTTCTCTCGCCGATAACTTCCTCCGCCGCCGCCACCGCCCACGACCTATCTCTCAG GTGAAGAAGAACGAAAGCCTCGAGGATGGGAATAGTAATAATGAAGATCGTCAGACCGAACTTTCTCAGTTTTTCTCCGAAGAAGACGAA GTGAAGATATTCTTTGAGACGTTGGATGAAGAATTGGAAAAAGTAAATGAGTTTTATGGAAGTAGAGAGAGTGAGTTTGTAGAGAGAGGGGACAGTCTAAAGGAACAACTAGCAATTTTGGTTGAATTCAAACGCATTCTTGAAGATCGCCGCCGTAAATCTTCCCCCTCCGCCGCCGCTACCTTCTCCCGCTCCTCCTCCTTCTCTCCCCGTCACTCCAACTTCTCCG AGAGGTCGGAATCAAACGAAACGTCGGCCGAAGTATCGGAGACGGATGAAGCAATAGCGGCATTGGAGAGGCACGGCGTTACGTTCATAAATGCCGCAGTGAGAGGGAAGACAAAGAAAGGGAATAAGCCCAAAATGGCACTAAGAGTGGATATTCCGGCCACCACCCCGTCCAGGACGATCTCTGCCGTGATGGGAATGTTGTGGGAGGATCTCATCAACAACCCGAAAAAAGATGTCTCCGGCGACTCCATTAGCCGGAAAAAAATACAGTGGGCGGAGAAGATGATCCGAGGCGCCTTTGTTGAACTCTACAAAGGCCTTGGCCTCCTCAAAACCTTCAG TTCACTGAACATGAAGGCATTCGTAAAGATTCTTAAAAAATTCGACAAG GTGGCGAACCAAAAATCGTCGGCGAGTTATCTTCAAGAGGTGAAAAAGTCACCCTTTATCAGCTCCGATAAG GTGGTAAGATTAATGGACGAAGTGGAATCCATATTCACAAAGCACTTCGCCAACAATGACAGGAAAAAGGCTATGAAATATTTGAGGCCTCAGCAGCCTAAAGATTCCCACATGACCACCTTCTTTGTTG gtTTGTTCACAGGATGCTTTGTATCATTGTTTATTGTATACGCAACTTTGGCTCATTTGTCTGGTGTCTTTTCTCGTCCAAATGAAGTTTCTTACATGGATGTTGTCTATCCTGTCTTCAG CATGTTTGCATTGCTAAGTTTGCACATGTTCATGTATGGTTGTAATCTTTTCACTTGGAAGCAAGCAAGGATCAATTACAACTTCATTTTCGAGTTTCAATCGAGCACCGCGCTCAAATATCGCGATGCTTTTCTTATATGTACGACTACCATGACTGCTGTGGTTGGAGCACTTGTCATTCACTTGATTTTAGGACTTACCGGTTTCTCACCTGTCCAAGTTGATTCCATTCCCGGTCTTCTCCTTCTC ATCTTTGTTGTCCTTCTTATATGCCCATTTGACATATTCTACCGACCTACACGCTATTATTTTCTCCGCGTGTTCCGTAACATCATTTTCTCTCCTTTCTACAAG GTTTTGTTTGTTGACTCTTTCTTGGCAGACCAACTTACAAGCCAG ATCACTCTGTTGAGGCTTGTGGAATCTGCCGTCTGCTACTTTACTGCAAGTTTCTTTGGAATGCGTCGAAGCGATCTTTGCAAATCCGGGACATTGTACTGGGAGTTGGCTTACCTCATTTCATTTTTGCCATATTATTGGCGAGCAATGCAG TGTGCAAGAAGATGGTTTGATGACAATGACATAGACCATTTGGCTAACATGGGCAAGTATGTATCAGCCATGGTAGCAGCCGGTGCGAGGCTTACATATTCTCGTCAAGACACCCGCCTTTGGTTTGTAATGGTCTTGGTCACATCCTTTTTAGCGACAGTATATCAGTTGTACTGGGATTTCGCAAAGGATTGGGGAATTCTCAATCCGAAATCTCGAAATCCATGGCTCCGAGACGAGCTCATCTTGAAGAACAAAGGCATCTACTACCTGTCAATG GTTCTGAATATGATCCTGAGAGTTGCTTGGGTGGAGACTGTGCTACAGTTGCATAAATTGCACATTAGAAACGTCGAGTCGAAAATGCTAGATTTCTTGCTGGCGTCATTGGAGGTTATCCGACGAGGGCATTGGAATTTCTACAG ATTGGAGAATGAACAACTCCACAACATTGGAAAGAATAGGGCTGTGAAGACAGTTCCTTTGCCATTTCGTGATGCTGACTCCGATGGCTAA
- the LOC103483574 gene encoding KIN14B-interacting protein At4g14310, which yields MSALSTRRLRDRSGGSAPTINPSKPLTPVSTSNRKNHSDSSSSRFASAGKENPRSTSKLPIMTQKPSIRAVPRVNKAAAIAVSDSETRARRSSSSVPRGRSSSPSEFIRSSVDSRRERRVSVDRGRGSVRENDQTALSSARASRVRGSESDKQKVGVKDLEVMVGGEGLAGLGVYKELKENVKLRTNMDSKIRISDVKQLADEEKIEDKSLETKVLESQTRERIDEVLRSHEISKNSTVPEKVQRVSVVNEEHKEKPCIVPESSSADRQRLNSSLESTQKSGQKDLDIVNERGQIGGEGNSSCAGNKYTSKLHEKLAFLEGKVKRIASDIKKTKEMLDLNNTSSSKLILSDIQEKISGIEKAIGHGTVSSGVKMGLMSTNEKDTKMIPKDETNESEINSSVKGLNTKELEERLFPHHKLLRNRMSMKSTSDSSQSNEIHSTGPSHVVKVEDMAIDENPIALEFLASLNREHAKVTMRTEQVGLEFCEVQEMDENTSGGLQESSTQFKGKQEAEVILTSDEILDDFDDQENKQGGLIGEETDDAGINQMNEIGIKTSTGGWFVSEGEAVLLAHNDGSCSFYDITNTEEKSVYKPPAGISPNIWRDCWIIRAPGADGCSGRYVVAASAGNTMDAGFCSWDFYSKNVRAFQIEGAMTSSRTALAPLPHNIVQKRYAPSYMLVPETEQWWYKPCGPLIVSTATCQKTVKVFDVRDSEEIMNWEVQKPVAAMDYSSPLQWRNRGKIVLAETEALSLWDVASTSAQALLSVHSPGRKICALHVNNTDAELGGGVRQRISSAEAEGNDGVFCTTDSVNILDFRSPSGIGMKLQKASLGAQSVFTRGDSVYVGCSSARSGGKKPQASSVVQQFSIRKQGLFCTYALPESNAHVHHTAVTQVWGNSNLVMAVCGLGLFVFDALNDETSQSSSVDTEGSQVFREIVGPDDLYSPSFDYSSSRALLISRDRPALWKQLS from the exons ATGTCTGCTCTATCCACTCGCCGTCTCCGAGATCGCAGCGGCGGATCCGCCCCCACCATCAACCCCTCCAAACCCCTAACTCCAGTTTCTACTTCCAATCGAAAGAATCATTCCGATTCATCATCCTCCAGATTTGCCTCCGCTGGGAAAGAGAATCCCAGGTCCACTTCTAAACTCCCGATCATGACCCAAAAGCCCTCGATCCGTGCCGTCCCCCGAGTCAACAAGGCTGCCGCGATTGCTGTTTCTGATTCTGAAACTCGTGCTCGGAGGTCATCGTCTTCGGTTCCCAGAGGTAGGAGTTCTAGTCCTTCTGAGTTTATTAGAAGTTCTGTTGATTCTCGTAGGGAACGGAGGGTTTCGGTTGATCGAGGGAGAGGTTCTGTACGGGAGAATGATCAAACGGCTTTGAGTAGCGCAAGAGCTTCGCGTGTTAGAGGTTCTGAGAGTGATAAACAGAAAGTGGGAGTTAAGGATCTGGAAGTGATGGTGGGTGGAGAAGGGCTAGCTGGATTAGGGGTTTATAAGGAGTTGAAGGAAAATGTAAAGCTTCGAACGAATATGGATAGCAAGATTCGGATTTCTGACGTTAAGCAATTGGCTGATGAGGAGAAAATTGAGGATAAATCACTTGAGACTAAGGTTTTGGAAAGCCAGACTAGGGAACGTATTGATGAAGTATTAAGAAGCCATGAAATTAGTAAGAATTCAACTGTTCCCGAGAAAGTTCAGAGGGTTTCTGTAGTTAATGAAGAACATAAAGAGAAGCCTTGTATTGTTCCCGAGTCCAGTAGCGCAGATCGTCAAAGGCTTAACTCTAGTTTAGAGTCCACGCAGAAATCTGGGCAGAAGGATTTGGATATTGTCAACGAGAGAGGACAAATTGGAGGAGAGGGGAATTCAAGTTGTGCGGGTAACAAGTATACAAGCAAGCTCCATGAAAAACTTGCTTTTTTGGAGGGTAAGGTAAAGAGGATCGCTTCGGATATTAAGAAGACAAAGGAAATGTTGGATTTGAATAATACTTCTTCATCAAAGCTGATACTTTCAGATATTCAGGAGAAGATTTCTGGGATTGAGAAAGCGATTGGACATGGTACAGTAAGTTCTGGTGTTAAAATGGGATTGATGAGTACAAACGAGAAAGATACCAAAATGATTCCAAAGGATGAGACCAATGAATCAGAGATTAACTCATCGGTTAAAGGTTTAAACACCAAGGAATTGGAGGAGAGACTGTTTCCTCATCATAAATTGCTCAGGAATCGGATGTCAATGAAATCAACATCAGATAGCTCTCAGAGCAATGAAATTCATTCAACTGGACCTAGTCATGTAGTCAAGGTTGAAGATATGGCCATTGACGAGAACCCAATTGCTCTGGAGTTTTTGGCTTCCCTGAATAGGGAGCATGCAAAAGTCACCATGAGGACGGAACAAGTAGGTTTGGAGTTTTGTGAAGTCCAAGAAATGGATGAAAATACTTCTGGAGGATTGCAAGAATCATCAACCCAATTCAAGGGTAAGCAAGAGGCCGAGGTCATTCTCACTAGTGATGAGATTCTTGATGATTTTGATGATCAAGAGAATAAACAAGGAGGCCTGATTGGCGAGGAGACAGATGATGCTGGCATCAACCAAATGAATGAAATAGGCATTAAAACCTCAACAGGTGGATGGTTTGTGTCGGAGGGAGAAGCTGTTCTTCTTGCTCACAACGATGGTTCATGCTCATTTTACGATATTACTAACACTGAG GAGAAATCTGTATACAAGCCACCAGCAGGAATCTCCCCCAATATCTGGAGAGATTGCTGGATAATACGTGCTCCTGGAGCAGATGGTTGCTCCGGAAGATATGTGGTAGCAGCGTCAGCTGGGAATACAATGGATGCTGGTTTTTGCTCTTGGGACTTTTACAGCAAGAATGTACGAGCTTTCCAGATTGAGGGTGCAATGACCTCTTCAAGGACGGCACTGGCTCCCTTACCCCATAACATTGTTCAAAAGCGATATGCTCCTAGTTATATGCTGGTACCAGAAACTGAACAGTGGTGGTATAAGCCGTGCGGACCTCTGATAGTTTCAACTGCTACCTGTCAAAAGACTGTAAAAGTTTTTGATGTACGCGACAGCGAAGAAATTATGAACTGGGAGGTGCAGAAGCCCGTGGCGGCAATGGATTATTCTAGTCCCTTGCAATGGAGAAACAGAGGAAAAATAGTTTTAGCAGAAACAGAAGCCTTATCTTTATGGGATGTTGCTTCTACAAGTGCTCAGGCATTGCTCTCTGTTCATTCTCCTGGGCGCAAAATTTGTGCTCTTCATGTGAACAACACCGATGCTGAATTAGGGGGAGGAGTTCGACAAAG AATAAGTTCCGCTGAAGCAGAAGGAAACGATGGTGTATTCTGCACAACAGATTCTGTAAATATTCTGGACTTCCGCAGCCCATCAGGAATAGGCATGAAGTTACAAAAAGCTAGTCTAGGCGCGCAATCAGTGTTCACTCGAGGAGATTCTGTGTATGTTGGTTGTTCAAGTGCCAGGTCAGGAGGAAAGAAGCCGCAGGCTTCTTCAGTGGTACAACAATTCTCTATTAGAAAACAAGGCCTATTCTGCACTTATGCATTGCCAGAAAGCAATGCACACGTTCATCATACAGCAGTAACTCAAGTTTGGGGGAATTCAAATCTTGTCATGGCCGTCTGTGGATTGGGGCTGTTTGTATTTGATGCCTTGAATGATGAAACCTCACAATCCTCCTCTGTTGATACCGAGGGCTCTCAAGTGTTCAGGGAAATTGTTGGTCCAGATGATTTGTATTCACCTTCTTTCGATTATTCGTCATCTCGAGCGCTTCTCATATCAAGGGATCGCCCTGCATTATGGAAACAATTGTCATAG
- the LOC103483573 gene encoding long-chain-alcohol oxidase FAO1, translating to MRRSECHPLLRGTRTGKFTHEFSTAEMESLTSICDTVLPPLPFNSPTTSTAAERAFYAVSGAQSPIPDEVAEMARKRGLVEIVLLVRVVLWILATRLGTLLLCGSLCFCEKWPFVWKFSEMPLKNREEALRRWFKNKVFTPIRAALALIKLVSLYIFFSRVDVNGDNPSWEAIKYVPEIDEHPSKSSDVRPLQKGIIEPNNETESSFKKSLLQKGIRIAGDDGHTLSVECDVVVVGSGCGGGVAAAILASSGQKVMVLEKGNYFTASDYSSLEGPSLEQLYEAGGIFATDDGKMLILAGSTVGGGSAVNWSASIRTPDHVLQEWAESHKIPFFGTSEYQVAMDAVCKRIGVSEDCEEEGFQNQVLRKGCENLGLKVEKVARNSPTGHYCGSCGYGCRKGEKQGTDSTWLVDSVNHGAVIITNCKAERFILARNKNGSMRKSKCLGVIANVWSDNITKKLHIKAKATISACGALLTPPLMISSGLRNKHIGRNLHLHPVLMTWGYFPESDSGFKGKSYEGGIITSVHKVVSEESKSNPKTIIETPLLGPGSCAVLVPWVSGLDTKQRMLKYSRTAHFITIVRDSGSGAVRSEGRVSYNLSEEDRENLKKGLRQSLRILVAAGATEVGTHRSDGQRLECKGIGKEELEEFLDNVSAEGGLLSLSRNWNVYTSAHQMGSCKIGVSEKEGAVDENGESWEAEGLFVCDASVLPTAVGVNPMITIQSTAYCISNRIAALLRK from the exons ATGAGGAGATCCGAATGCCATCCTCTCCTAAGAGGAACAAGAACCGGAAAGTTCACCCATGAATTTTCTACGGCGGAGATGGAGAGTTTAACCTCCATCTGCGACACCGTACTTCCTCCTCTGCCGTTCAATTCACCAACCACCAGTACCGCCGCCGAGAGGGCGTTTTACGCAGTATCCGGTGCGCAATCCCCGATTCCTGACGAG GTTGCGGAGATGGCGAGGAAGAGAGGATTGGTTGAAATCGTGTTACTGGTGAGGGTTGTGCTGTGGATTCTGGCTACGAGGTTAGGAACGTTGTTGCTTTGTGGATCGCTTTGTTTTTGCGAGAAATGGCCTTTTGTTTGGAAATTCTCGGAGATGCCATTGAAGAACAGAGAGGAAGCTTTGAGGAGATGGTTTAAGAATAAGGTTTTCACGCCCATTAGAGCTGCTCTTGCGCTGATCAAACTTGTTTCTCTCTACATCTTCTTCTCTCGG GTTGATGTAAATGGTGACAACCCAAGTTGGGAAGCCATAAAATATGTGCCGGAAATTGATGAGCATCCATCCAAATCCTCCGATGTGAGGCCTCTCCAAAAGGGAATTATAGAACCCAACAACGAAACCGAATCATCCTTTAAAAAATCCCTCTTACAGAAGGGTATCAGAATTGCCGGAGACGATGGCCACACCCTTTCCGTCGAATGTGATGTGGTGGTTGTCGGGTCAGGTTGTGGCGGCGGTGTTGCAGCGGCAATTCTTGCAAGTTCCGGCCAGAAGGTAATGGTTCTCGAAAAAGGGAACTATTTCACTGCATCCGATTATTCATCTTTAGAAGGCCCTTCCCTCGAGCAATTGTACGAAGCCGGTGGGATTTTCGCAACTGATGATGGGAAAATGTTGATTCTGGCTGGATCAACCGTTGGTGGTGGTTCCGCAGTGAATTGGTCAGCAAGTATCAGAACTCCAGATCACGTTTTACAGGAATGGGCCGAGAGCCACAAGATACCATTCTTTGGGACCTCTGAATATCAGGTTGCTATGGATGCTGTTTGCAAGAGAATTGGGGTTTCAGAGGATTGTGAAGAAGAAGGGTTTCAGAACCAAGTTCTTCGAAAAGGGTGTGAAAATTTGGGGCTTAAAGTTGAAAAAGTAGCAAGAAATTCACCAACAGGTCATTATTGCGGATCTTGTGGCTATGGTTGTAGAAAAGGAGAGAAACAAGGGACTGATTCTACTTGGCTAGTTGATTCTGTCAATCATGGGGCAGTAATCATAACAAACTGCAAAGCTGAGAGATTCATATTAGCAAGGAACAAAAATGGAAGTATGAGGAAGAGTAAGTGCTTGGGAGTCATTGCAAATGTGTGGAGTGACAACATTACCAAGAAACTGCATATCAAAGCCAAAGCTACTATCTCTGCTTGTGGAGCTCTTTTGACACCACCATTGATGATATCTAGTGGACTAAGGAACAAACATATTGGCAGAAATCTTCATCTTCACCCCGTTTTGATGACTTGGGGATACTTTCCAGAGTCAGATTCAGGGTTCAAGGGAAAATCTTATGAGGGTGGGATAATCACATCAGTTCACAAAGTTGTTTCTGAAGAATCCAAATCAAATCCCAAAACCATCATAGAGACTCCTTTATTAGGACCAGGATCATGTGCTGTGTTGGTTCCTTGGGTATCTGGACTTGACACCAAGCAAAGAATGCTCAAGTATTCAAGAACTGCCCATTTTATAACGATAGTCCGGGATTCGGGATCCGGGGCAGTAAGGTCAGAGGGAAGAGTGAGTTATAATTTGAGTGAAGAAGACAGAGAAAACCTCAAGAAGGGGTTGAGACAATCATTGAGAATTTTGGTAGCTGCAGGAGCTACTGAAGTTGGCACACATAGGAGTGATGGACAGAGACTTGAATGTAAAGGGATTGGGAAGGAGGAATTGGAAGAGTTTTTAGATAATGTCTCTGCAGAGGGAGGCCTACTATCATTGTCTAGAAATTGGAATGTCTACACCTCAGCTCATCAGATGGGGAGCTGTAAAATTGGAGTTTCAGAAAAAGAAGGCGCAGTCGACGAAAATGGAGAGAGTTGGGAAGCTGAAGGGCTATTTGTTTGTGATGCTAGTGTTCTTCCAACTGCTGTTGGTGTCAATCCCATGATTACTATCCAATCCACTGCTTATTGTATCTCAAACAGAATAGCAGCTTTGTTAAGGAA GTAG